One Cohnella candidum genomic region harbors:
- the spoIVB gene encoding SpoIVB peptidase, with protein sequence MYPQPPKRRLFGLCLVILLGAAVCSAPLRHYASFPESLRMFEGQDKQLNFVMPVHAQGSVNPQVAHVNGQKNAMFPVDLNRPLSIHPKQTGTTELKLRLFGKIPFKTVKLQVVPDLKVIPGGQTIGVKVKSAGIMVVGHHLVKTGEGTKASPGEDAKLKLGDLIVEIDGQRSNDVSKIASLAEASGQSGKPLTLLVQRGKERFRTQLKPAYDQEDRAWRLGLYIRDSAAGVGTLTFYAPDHNVYGALGHVITDMDTQTPIVVGSGEILHSSVISISKSQNGEPGEKRAIFKEGKTLGNVERNTSFGIFGRMNDLPGNAYRSEAVPVAFAEEVEEGPAEIWTVVGGQKVEKFAIRIVHVSKQAAPATKGMVIKITDPRLLERTGGIVQGMSGSPILQKGKLVGAVTHVFVNDPTSGYGCYIEWMLQDAGIMLKPEQTWSKAV encoded by the coding sequence TTGTATCCCCAACCGCCAAAGCGCCGCTTATTCGGTCTTTGCCTCGTGATCCTGCTCGGAGCGGCCGTGTGCTCCGCGCCCTTGAGGCATTACGCTTCGTTTCCCGAAAGCCTGCGCATGTTCGAAGGGCAGGACAAGCAATTGAATTTCGTCATGCCCGTGCATGCACAGGGAAGCGTGAATCCACAGGTCGCACACGTCAACGGGCAGAAGAACGCGATGTTCCCTGTCGACTTGAACAGGCCTTTGTCCATTCATCCCAAACAAACCGGCACGACCGAGCTCAAGCTTCGTTTATTCGGCAAAATCCCGTTTAAGACGGTAAAACTTCAAGTCGTTCCGGATCTGAAAGTCATTCCGGGCGGCCAAACGATCGGCGTTAAGGTGAAATCGGCCGGCATCATGGTGGTCGGACACCATCTCGTCAAAACCGGAGAGGGCACGAAAGCTTCCCCGGGTGAAGACGCCAAGCTGAAACTCGGGGATTTGATCGTCGAAATCGACGGACAACGTTCCAACGACGTTTCCAAAATCGCCTCGCTCGCGGAAGCTTCCGGGCAAAGCGGCAAGCCTCTCACGCTGCTGGTCCAACGGGGCAAAGAACGTTTCCGTACGCAATTGAAGCCGGCTTACGACCAGGAAGACAGAGCTTGGCGGCTAGGCCTCTATATTCGCGATTCCGCCGCAGGCGTCGGCACGTTAACCTTCTATGCACCGGATCACAACGTATATGGAGCTCTAGGCCACGTGATCACGGACATGGATACGCAGACGCCGATCGTAGTGGGCAGCGGCGAAATCCTCCACTCGAGCGTCATCTCGATCTCCAAAAGCCAAAACGGCGAACCGGGCGAGAAACGGGCGATTTTCAAGGAAGGCAAAACGCTCGGCAACGTGGAGAGGAATACGTCGTTCGGCATTTTCGGACGGATGAACGATTTACCCGGCAATGCTTATCGTTCCGAAGCGGTTCCCGTCGCATTCGCGGAAGAGGTCGAAGAGGGGCCTGCCGAAATTTGGACGGTCGTCGGCGGCCAGAAGGTCGAAAAGTTTGCGATCCGCATCGTTCATGTTTCCAAGCAAGCTGCGCCGGCGACGAAGGGGATGGTCATCAAAATCACCGACCCCAGATTGCTTGAGCGTACCGGCGGCATCGTTCAGGGCATGTCGGGCAGTCCGATCCTCCAGAAAGGAAAACTGGTCGGTGCCGTGACCCATGTGTTCGTGAACGACCCAACGTCCGGATATGGCTGCTACATCGAATGGATGCTGCAAGACGCCGGAATCATGCTGAAGCCCGAGCAAACTTGGTCTAAGGCGGTTTAA